The genomic DNA CACACGCGAACCAGCTGCAAGAGGAACGCCCGTTGGACCACGTCTCTGACCTGGAGCCCACGATCTATGGCCATAAACCGGATCTCAATCGATCAGCTGATCCCAGGGATGTATCTCGTCGAAATGGACGTCCCCTGGTACCGCACGCCGTTTCTGTCTCATAAATTTCCCATCAAAGACCTAGAGACCGTTCAACTCATGAAGCGGCATGGGATCAGGATGGTCAAGATCGACACCAGCAAGGGGCTTGACGTTCCACCGGCTCCTCCCCCTGCTAGCCAGGACAGTGCTGAGCACACCGCATCCACCCCACCGGCCCTCCTTGAATCACCACCCTCTGCCAACACGACCACCGTCGTCGGAGTCACCGCAGCACACGACGCCAATCAACCGATCTCACAACCAGCCTCAGTCATCTATGCCCAAGCTCAAGAAGCCGTGGAGCGCATCTTCACAGATCTTGAACGTGGTATTCCTCCTTCACCTGAAGCGACCAAAGCGCTCGTGTCGACCGTCCTAGAGCACGTGCTCCGCGATCATGCCGCGATGGTCACTCAGCTCGCCATTCAAAAGATCAAGCAGTTCGACCGGTCCCTGACGACTCATGCACTGGATACCTGCATCCTGTCGCTCATCTTGGCTCTTGAGAGCGGACTGGATCAATCAGCACAGGAACTCGTTGGAATGGGAGCATTGCTGCACGATGCGGGATATGTGCGGTTGCCCCGCAATTTAGTGCGCAAGCGAGATGAGTGCACCGGGCAAGACAAGACTCTTCTGGAGCAGCACTGCAAGCTTGGAGTCGCAGTGCTCGCCGAACAACCCGGCATGCCTGAGGATGTCCTGCGCATCGTCAGGGAGCATCATGAGCGGAGCGATGGAAGCGGATTTCCTGCCGCTCTACAAAACGACCAGACCTTGCACCTCGCGCGAATCGTCGGCATCGTCGACTTTTATGACGGCATGGTGAGCCGACGTGGGACACGTCCGTCCATGATGCCCCATGATGCGGTTCGTCAACTGTTCCTGGCCGGTGAACGAGGTCAATTCGAGAAACCTCTCGTAGAAGTGATGATTCGCAGCATCGGCGTCTATCCTGTGGGAAGCTTGGTCAGACTCAATACTGGAGAGCACGCGGTGGTCGTTGGGGTCAACCCTCAGCAACGACTCAAACCACTCGTCAAGATCACGACCGACCCACAGGGAGGCTCCTATCCCACACCAATTGAGGTCGATCTCGCCGCCCCATCTGCGGACCATACGGTACGTTCGGTCCTCCGTGTACTCGACCCGACGCGTGAACGAGTCAACATCGGCGTACTTCTGGACAGTTCTGACTTGCGAGCAGCGTAATGCCTCGATCCCAGAGAAAGCACGGACGATCCAGCCGACGGACGGCAACTAACTCGTGGCCTATCGCCAACGTCGCTGACATGCTCGAAGGCTTGCCGATCGGTGCCATCATCCTTAACCCCGATCTCACGATTCTTGCCGTCAACCGCGAAGGACGCCGGTTCCTGGGACCACGCTCGCGGCTCCCCATGAAACAATCCTTTCCAGCCTTCTGGTCGGTGCTCACGGCATCCGATGCAGACGTGATCACGGCACAACTGACCAGAGTCTTGCGCAGTGGTCATCCAATTGCCTCAAGACAACACCTCCATATGAAACGGACGGGGGCCCTCATTCCCGTGGAATGGACATGTACCCCCAACATATTTGGCGACGGCGCTGTGCTGATGGTCTGTGTCCGTGACTTGTCTCAGGAAATGGAAGTCAAGCACGAGCGTGACCGCCTCGCCGCCATTGCGCATGAAAGTCCCTCACCCATGATTGAGTTAGACAGACATGGCAGCCTCTTGTATGCCAATCCCGCCATGATTTCGTTGCTCTCTCGCTTCGGCTATAGCCTCGAAGGATTTCCCAGCGTGGCACCCACTCCGCTCATGGCCATCATCCAACACTGCCTCTCGACCGGCCAGACCGTACACGGGGAAGACGTCATGCTTCCGAAAGCCAATTTTTCATGGACCTTTTGTCCGATCCTTTCCCACGGAGTCGTCCGAGGGTACGCGACGGATATGACGACCGTCTACGAGACACAACATGCACTCCAACAGACAGCCATTCAACTTCGCGAGAGCAATCAACGCCTCGATCAGGCGCTTGAGAAGGCGACAGAGTCCGCACGCGTGAAGTCGGCATTCTTGGCAACGGTCAGCCATGAATTGCGTACGCCCATGAACGGGGTGATCGGCATGACCAGTCTGCTGATGGAGACTCCTCTGACGCCTGAACAACACTCGTACGCTGAAACCATTCGTCAGTGCGGTGAAGCACTCTTGCAGTTGATCAATGATGTACTCGAATGCAGCAAAATCGAAGCCGGTAAACTGGAGTTGGAGTGTCTGGATTTTAATCTGAGAACCACTGTGGAACAGGTCCTGGCACAATTCGCCGAACGAGCCGAGACCAAAGGAGTCGAACTCACGGGGCTGGTACACGCGGCCGTTCCGACAGGGCTCAAAGGGGACCCAGGACGTCTACGCCAAATCCTTACCAATCTGGTAGCCAACGCCGTGAAGTTTACGGACAACGGAGAGGTGACCCTCCAAGCCTATCTCGAGAACGACTCCACGGATACTGTGGAGATCCGATTCGAAGTCACGGACAGTGGAATTGGCATGAGTTCCAGGACTATCGACAAGCTCTTTCGTCCTTTCGTTCAAGCGGACAGCTCGACGACAAGAAAATACGGAGGGACCGGCCTGGGTCTGTCGATTTCAAAACAGCTGGTGGAGTTGATGGGAGGTCGGATTGGAGTACGGAGTGTCGAAGGTCAAGGCAGTACCTTCTGGT from Nitrospira sp. includes the following:
- a CDS encoding DUF3391 domain-containing protein — encoded protein: MAINRISIDQLIPGMYLVEMDVPWYRTPFLSHKFPIKDLETVQLMKRHGIRMVKIDTSKGLDVPPAPPPASQDSAEHTASTPPALLESPPSANTTTVVGVTAAHDANQPISQPASVIYAQAQEAVERIFTDLERGIPPSPEATKALVSTVLEHVLRDHAAMVTQLAIQKIKQFDRSLTTHALDTCILSLILALESGLDQSAQELVGMGALLHDAGYVRLPRNLVRKRDECTGQDKTLLEQHCKLGVAVLAEQPGMPEDVLRIVREHHERSDGSGFPAALQNDQTLHLARIVGIVDFYDGMVSRRGTRPSMMPHDAVRQLFLAGERGQFEKPLVEVMIRSIGVYPVGSLVRLNTGEHAVVVGVNPQQRLKPLVKITTDPQGGSYPTPIEVDLAAPSADHTVRSVLRVLDPTRERVNIGVLLDSSDLRAA
- a CDS encoding response regulator; the protein is MPRSQRKHGRSSRRTATNSWPIANVADMLEGLPIGAIILNPDLTILAVNREGRRFLGPRSRLPMKQSFPAFWSVLTASDADVITAQLTRVLRSGHPIASRQHLHMKRTGALIPVEWTCTPNIFGDGAVLMVCVRDLSQEMEVKHERDRLAAIAHESPSPMIELDRHGSLLYANPAMISLLSRFGYSLEGFPSVAPTPLMAIIQHCLSTGQTVHGEDVMLPKANFSWTFCPILSHGVVRGYATDMTTVYETQHALQQTAIQLRESNQRLDQALEKATESARVKSAFLATVSHELRTPMNGVIGMTSLLMETPLTPEQHSYAETIRQCGEALLQLINDVLECSKIEAGKLELECLDFNLRTTVEQVLAQFAERAETKGVELTGLVHAAVPTGLKGDPGRLRQILTNLVANAVKFTDNGEVTLQAYLENDSTDTVEIRFEVTDSGIGMSSRTIDKLFRPFVQADSSTTRKYGGTGLGLSISKQLVELMGGRIGVRSVEGQGSTFWCTARFQKQIGSLRAILPSGELAGKRVLIVDDNESNRMILHHLVSGWGMVDDLAEDAESAWQRISEANQKGTPYDLAILDVMMPGKDGLQLARELTSHPEGSQTRLVVMTSILQRGHAEQARSSGAMGYLPKPVRHDELRGCLRTVLGIQDDQERKTEHPGSIVPQLVTRHTVAENVQHQHVLVVEDNMVNQKLAVRMVEKLGYRPDVVDNGREALAALSKGRYAAILMDCQMPLMDGFETTRIIREREASETVSSPESRVSDSRPENTDHRHDTGASKLETRRHIPIIAVTANAMQGDRERCLASGMDDYLSKPIKLEELRAALARWTPTPPQKVHLSKHTPPPGTTDPAQCIFDHAQMYQNIGNDNELFGQLIRLFLDRYQTMLADIRTALADGNSSAVERSAHSFKGTAGNLCASEVGLIASRLEAVGRLQALHDAPPVYAQLEIEVERLVHALEAYRNGYLPLRQAAA